TATGAAGTACCTTCAACAACAACAGAtttgaatattatataaaaataataatggttttttatatgtataattaatctACAGAAATATAGTTTCATCTACCTTGTATTGCGCAGTCTTTGAACCTTGCCGATTCTCTTGTATGACAGCAACTTGCGCAGACTCCTCTGTAGTCATCCTTGCCAATGAACACGAATATATAGCAGCCTCAATCTCCTTTTGAATCACCTCAAACATCGTGTGTGTATACACCTTTGCAGCATGCCTTTCTATTTCGAGCTTTCTGCAATACTCTCTAGTGGTTTTTATTGTCTTGGCATCTAAATCCTCCTGCTTTGACCTTTGCTTCAGCATCGCTAATTCGAACCCACTcataaagttgatcaagtttaaaCCCGATCTTGTGAAATGGGAGAAGAAGGCATTCTCACTTTCAGACCTTGAGGTCGTTCGCATGAGCCCAAACATTGAGGTGTCGATAAAATAAGCTGGTATCCAAGAAGTCCTGATCTGGAACATGTGTTTAAACCAGTTATCATTTGTCTGTGAGAAATCGATCATCAACTGTCTTTCGGTTCCATGTGCATGTTCCATACAATACTGTCGAATCGCTGCTTGAAATCTCTTTGTGCTTCATCTTCAATGCTTGGAATCGCGTCCTTAACCTGTGATAGGATTTGAAAACGatacacaatgtgttttggattTCAAGCATCTTATGTATGGCCATTTATGAATTGTCGAAtcaaaaacacaatgtgttttttatttgaagCATAATCAATGGAATCATACCTTGGTTGGCAGTTTCTGTGTAATGCGCCACATGCACAACCTGTGTTTGGCTGTTTTAAATACATTCCTTATGGCTATTTCCATGGATTTGTCTTGATCAGTCACCACCATAATCGGCTCCTTACCGAACGCATCCATGAAACTTTTAAGCAGCCAAATGTATGTTTCTGCCTTTTCATCCCATATGAGCCCCGCTGCAAATCTCACACATTTACCGTGGTTATCTATGCCGGTGAAAGGCACAAACATCATGTTGTATCTGTCGACAAAAAGATCATGCGAATGTTGCTATTGTTATACCACTGAGCAGTGTAATCATTAGTCACTAATAACttgatcacaatgtgttttcttcTATATtcaagaaataaaaagaaaaaaggaaaagagaaaACAAAACCTGTTCGTTTGGTATGTGGCATCAAATGACATAATGTCACTGAACTCGTTGTAGTTGCACTTAGCAACTTCATCTGCCCAAAACAACGAGTGCAACACGCTATCTTCAGCCTTGAAGTAGAATGAAAAACCAGGAAAatactctttcttttcttccatTTTGTTTATCAGCATTTGCGAATCGCTTTCACTGATATAAACATTGAGATCCCGTGACCAATTCCTGAAATCAGTTACAGTTCCATTCACATTTTCATCACAACCTTTTATGGTACTATAAAGCTGGTGTGCCTTGGTTAGTCCTATATTGCATACTGATGCTTTGTAGACAAACAATTGTTTAGCATATTTGAGTTGCCTTTCATGCTTTGATAGATGTCTGTGTTGAGGCGGATCCATTAGGTGGTTGTGTATTTCTTCAAAAACAGCGAGCCTGAAACATCCTTTCTCACCTACGGAATCAAATCTCACCATCGCCCTGCATCCTGTACGCTGTATATTGCTTTTCCTAATTAGCCTTCCACAATTTTCTAGCGTGTCCACTTTCATCTTTGGTGGATTGCCAGCTCTGCTGCAAATATACCACTTCTGGTATATCCTCCCACTATTAGTCTTTTTGTTATTTGACTTTCTAAAATCAAATCCCACCCTATACGCGTATTCTTGGTACATTTTTTGGCACTGTTCTAGGCTTCCGTAGATACTTCCTAAAACTGGACTATACTTTCTATCTACACCTGGCTCCTGAAACACGGACCCTTCTGGTGTTGTATGGTTGATCGTTATACTAGTTTGTGGTGTAACGTTTGAACTGCCAACACCTATATCAAAACCTGTGACACGCAATTCCTATCAGTCATTTTCATTAAACACTTTATGATCGAGCAAAGACagattaatcaattaaatacaACTCTTCAATCAATAATAACGTGAATCCATACAATCCTTCTTTCATCAGATGCATTAAGCTATACAAACATCCTGTGTTTCACCCTCTAAGCATATTGATAATCAACCAGTTTTATTCAAAACTCCTAATAATCACAGTTTCACTAAAACTAACTGTCATTAACCAATAAAATAcgattaataatataattcgGTACAATCCTTCTTTCACTAATACATACAAACACCTTGTGTTTCACATTCTAAGCATATCAAATATCAAACAATTTGAATCAAACCTGCAAATAATCACAATTACATGTAATCAAACTGTCATTAATCAACAGGAACTTATAAACACCTTGTGTTTCACATTCAAAGCATATCAGAGTTTTAAACAGTTTGAATCAAACCTACAAATTATCAAAATTCATGGAAATCTAACTGTAATTAAGCGAAACAAACACTTAGTGATTCAGATTGTTCATCAATTTTGAAATTCTATAAACTGAATCTGTAAACAGATACAAAAAGCTTGTGTTTCAGATTCACTTACTTTTTGATATCTCTTCGAGTTCCTGATCGCTTATCACATCGTCTTCCTCCATTGATTAACAATTCGGAATTAGTTACTGATTTAATTGGCGTCGGCGAGTTTAATTGAAGTTGAACTTTCCGGCGACGATTACAAAATAGAACGAAGGACTGAGATTACGGCGAAGTtgaaggtagatgaagatgaagatgatgtcgTGGAGAGTGAGATTACGGCGACGTTGATTAACGACTAATATTACGGCGTGAAGTTTGTCAAAGAGGACATCCGACGGGGTTTTCCGACGAGTTAGGGTTTTGATCAAGGGAAGATGaaggaagatgaagatgaagatgaagatcgaAGGAAGATGAAGATGACGATAACGGCGTGGACAGTGTTTGATGTTGATTACAAATGGAGATTATGGCGTTGAGTTGTTCAAAGACGATTTCCGGCGGTGGCTTTTCGCGATTTAGGGTTTTCCTCGCCGGAGGAAAAGAGGATCGAAGGAGGAGCATGGtttgacttcttttttttttcgattTATATAGTCTGTGCAAAATGACATTTTTGCCCCTCCGTGTTGTTTTTTGTAAAATGATCCTGACCTTTGATTAAATCTGATCCAATGGCTTAGATTAGTTTCCGGGTTTTCACAAAAATCCCTATTTTGAAATGAATACAActctatttataaatataaagataaaagatactcgtatatataatgAGCTCCACTTTTTTTTCCTGCTTTTTACTAACTACTAATTAAGAGCAATATTATATTGTTAAAGAATTTCCTTACATCAACCTTCACCGTTGAGTATAATTGCTTGCACACGTAAAGGTGCAACGCTATGTTTAATTAAGAACCACCAAACCAAAATAATGATGTTACATAGAAGTAGTGTCCACACGCTTTCCACTTCATACGACTTGAGAAAGCTTAGCAAAGCTAGAACCAaagataataaattttaaaaccaaaatgGCTCGATAGTTGTAGAACTACCCCTAGATGTTGCTAAGGGAACCAAGTCATTTGTTATCCGATCACTAGCTAGCCAAGTTATTGTTGTTTGCGGATGATGGTTGAGTGCCTTCAAATTAATCTTTCACGAAAAGAGAACCTGCAAACAGGACATTTGCCATGGCTTTTGACCCATGGCAAGATACATTGCTCATGAAACATATGGTTACATGGTGTCACCATCACCACTTCTTTTACTTCAAAGTCTTCTAAGCAAATGACACACTTTttatcatcatcgtcgtcgtctTCTAACACTTGTTTATCATTTTTCGGTCCCTTAGATTCGCcttgtttataaaatttacctaatctttgtattatctttttGGGAATAGGATTGTAAATCTCTTTCTTTAGCTGGTTGAAAACTCTCCTTTGCTCATCAGGAGTTAATTCAGAATCTTGTCTCCGCGGTTGATCCATAGGTCTTAATCTCAAATTTGGATCCTCTGCCAAATTGTTGTGAAAGACTAGAAGTTGCATACGAGGTCGTCGGAAACTGCaaatttcatatgttttttaaaaGCAATTAATTTGTATCATATTTAAATCCTTAATCCCGTAAGACATGATATTTTATATTCTTATCAGTCTTGGATTTCTTATGTTGGTTTGAAAGTAattcaaaataattaatcatgAATACATTTTTCTTATTAGTCAAATTctgaatcaaatatatattaattaaaccaACTCCTTTATATAAcaacgaattgcatttttgatCCTTGTTATCACACCTTTTGtaagtttgatacaaacatatACAAAGTCGTGAAACGCATCACTGTCATATAACACCCGTTGCAATCTTGGTTCAAAGTTAACTTTCCGTCTAATTTTACCGTTAAATTAAAACATCATGTGCCCCTCACTGGCACAAGATTCCAACGGGTGTGATATGACATGGATGCATTTCGCGACTTTACACATGTTTGTATTGAACTTGCAAAATATGTGATAACACATGGACCAAATATGCAATTCGTTCTTTATATAATAAGCTAGCAAGAAGGAGATGAAGTATAAAAATAAGACTAAAACCAAGATTTATGTGGTACTAGAGGATCACCTCATAATGGAGGGAGGTAAACTCAAAATCGTATCTTGCAGCGACCACAACCATGGATCAAAAGCAAAACTTTCATTCTGCCAAAGTATCATGCATCATTTCCGGAATTATTAATTGTAATGAAATTAACGTAGTGTATAGTATAGCTACTTTTTAATTGTTTCTgttgttgaaaaaaaattctttaaatTGTTTCAGTTCACGAAATTTGCTATATTTTTTATGGTCGAGTTGGATCAAATTAAACATTTAGAAATCTTTGTTACTAGCTAGAGATGCGGTTTTAAAGGGGGGAAATCATCGATGAAATATATAAGTACTCCAGGAAAAACTAGACATGTCGTGGtcatatttgttaaaaaaaattacaattatatCAGAAAAAGTTTGTATGTGTCATTTGGAGAGAAGCTTATTATGAAGCTTATTCcattattattaaaacacaataagcccaaacaaataattttataaatgcTTATTAGCTTTTGAAAGATCAACAGTCATTGCTTTTTGCAAAACCAATTTTAGAAACACTtatgacataaaaaaaaacccattttttttatcattaaaagcaaaaaaattttcatcaaataggttGACATTCTTCGAacttttttattagttttttctctttgtccaaacaacttataaataaagcTATTTCAAAAGGCATAAATCCTACTAATTATAAAGTTTATTGTCTTTACAAAAAGCCAATGGTATCTTAAGTGCCTGGGTTGGTCTCTTAAGAAATAAAGCTATTTCAAAAGGCATAAATCCTACTAATTATAAGGTTGGTGGTATATTAATAAAATCTTACATTTTGAAGAATCAATCTgagttcgagatcgttttgtaaAACAAATGCCGCACTCATACCACAcattatgttaaatttataacaacaTATAAATTTGTACACAACACATATGTAGTTATCTAACGCgtaaattaatcaaattttGTTTCAAAACTACATAAGCCCTTTTTGAAACCATAGATAGATTCATAGACTGTTGTAACCCCATCCAGTCGGATATGTCTACAAGAAAAAATTGTACGGAAATAATGCTTACCGAGGTAGGAAGAAAAGGACTAGATGGTGGAGGTATGATATCCATATT
The sequence above is drawn from the Erigeron canadensis isolate Cc75 chromosome 4, C_canadensis_v1, whole genome shotgun sequence genome and encodes:
- the LOC122596916 gene encoding protein FAR1-RELATED SEQUENCE 5-like, whose protein sequence is MEEDDVISDQELEEISKSFDIGVGSSNVTPQTSITINHTTPEGSVFQEPGVDRKYSPVLGSIYGSLEQCQKMYQEYAYRVGFDFRKSNNKKTNSGRIYQKWYICSRAGNPPKMKVDTLENCGRLIRKSNIQRTGCRAMVRFDSVGEKGCFRLAVFEEIHNHLMDPPQHRHLSKHERQLKYAKQLFVYKASVCNIGLTKAHQLYSTIKGCDENVNGTVTDFRNWSRDLNVYISESDSQMLINKMEEKKEYFPGFSFYFKAEDSVLHSLFWADEVAKCNYNEFSDIMSFDATYQTNRYNMMFVPFTGIDNHGKCVRFAAGLIWDEKAETYIWLLKSFMDAFGKEPIMVVTDQDKSMEIAIRNVFKTAKHRLCMWRITQKLPTKVKDAIPSIEDEAQRDFKQRFDSIIRTSWIPAYFIDTSMFGLMRTTSRSESENAFFSHFTRSGLNLINFMSGFELAMLKQRSKQEDLDAKTIKTTREYCRKLEIERHAAKVYTHTMFEVIQKEIEAAIYSCSLARMTTEESAQVAVIQENRQGSKTAQYKVLHNREDGLKLLQEFLDKVKALKIDVEKNVQKTPKKKKEDTMANMIGTRRPDEVHVNNPPVGSYKGCAKKTRIMGGKELGIKESQKRKAMCRNCGGTNHNARTCGKEKVTKKQCTSIEFAKQNNSNEASVSNP
- the LOC122598487 gene encoding putative RING-H2 finger protein ATL71, with protein sequence MSNHTSNHNTRRPMQRPNNSHARYGNSHTFNMDIIPPPSSPFLPTSNESFAFDPWLWSLQDTILSLPPSIMSFRRPRMQLLVFHNNLAEDPNLRLRPMDQPRRQDSELTPDEQRRVFNQLKKEIYNPIPKKIIQRLGKFYKQGESKGPKNDKQVLEDDDDDDKKCVICLEDFEVKEVVMVTPCNHMFHEQCILPWVKSHGKCPVCRFSFRERLI